GGTTACCCGCGACCAGATTCTGGAAGCAGTGTGGGGCTATCATGCCGAGGTGGGCTACGATCGCACCGTTGACGTGCACATGCGCCATCTGCGCGAGAAGCTGGAGCGCGATCCCACCCATCCCCGGCGTCTCGTCACCGTGCGCGGCCACGGCTACAAGTTCTCGAGCCGGCCGCCGCAGTAGCGGGGGCACGGCGAACTGCCGGGGCCGAACTGGCCGGCGGCCGGTGCGGGCCGGTATCATGTAGTGCAGCCATGGTAGGAGCGATCTGATGGCGGCCGCCGGCGGCTTGCCGTTCCTTTCCATTCGTGCGCGCCTGGTGCTGAGCTTCATCCTCATCGCCATGGTGGCGATCGGCATCGTGGGCGGCTTCTCCGGCGCGTTGCTGAAGCACTTCGTGGAGCGGCGCGAGGCCGCCTACCTGCAGTCCAATGCCTCCACGGTGGCGCGCCAGGCGCGCCCCCTGATGGTGCCGGTGGTGCGGCCGCTGTCCTTGCTGGAACTGGCCCAGACGTCGGCATTCATGAGCGACTCGCGCATCCGGATCATGGACCGCGCACACCGGGTGTTGGCCGACTCCGGGCCGCAGGACGGGTCCGATCACGAGTGGGTGCGGGTGGTGGCGACGTTTCCTTCCGGCAATTCGATGGTGCGGCAGATGTTCTGGATCCGGGTATCGGCCGACCCCGCCCGGCGCGCCAGCCAGTTACGCTCGCTGCCGGCGCTGCAGGGGCTCGCCGATACCCAGATCATGGTGGTGCGACGGCGCAGCGGGCTGTGGGGCAGCCTGATCGAGTTCCGTGAGTATGACGGGCCGCTGGCACAACCGGTTGCCACCACCGGCAGCGCAGTGCCCGACGACCCGATGCGCATCACCCACCTCGAACCGATCGGCGACCCCGCCAGCCCGATCGGCTACGTGGAGATCGCGCGCAGCCCCGACGTCCACAACGAGGCGCTGGAGACGATCATCGGGCCGTTCATCATAGCGGCCCTGGCCGCCACCGTGCTCGCTGCCCTGCTCGGGCTGGTATTCGGACGGCGCCTGACCGCGCCGATCGAGGGTCTTACCGCCTCTGCAATGCGCATGGGGACGGGCGACCTGGCGGCGCGCGCGCCCACTACCGGGAGCGGCGAGATCGGCGAGTTGGGCCGGCAGTTCAACGCCATGGCGGGCAAGCTGGAATCGACGGTGCGCGATCTGCGCCAGGAGCGCGACGTGTTGCGCCGCTTCGTGGCCGATGCTTCGCACGAACTGCGCACGCCGGTGACCGCCCTGAAGACCTTCAACGAACTGTTGCTGCGCGGCGCAAGGCAGGATGCGGGGCACGGCGGCGCACCCCACGCGGATGGCCCGCCCACGGACGCGGCTCGGGCGGCGCTGGACAACGGACGCGGGCCGGGGGCCGAAGCCGCGCCGGCGGCACCGGTGACGGTCGGCGAAGGGGTGGCGGCAGGCGACCGGAAGGAACGCGGCCGCGGCATCGACGCTCCGACGCGCATCGAGTTTCTGCACGACAGCCGCCACCAGATCGAGCGCATGGAGTGGATCGTGGAGAATCTGCTCAACCTGTCGCGGCTGGAGGCGGGCGCATTCAGCAACCACGCGATGCGGGTGACGCTCGGCGAACTGGTGCGCGGCGCCGAGCGGCGCTTTGCGCGCCATGCCGCGCGAGCGGGTGTTGCGATTTCGGTCGACCTGGCGCCCGCCGACGGTGACCTGGAACTGCACCTGGCGGGCATGGAGATCGCGGTGGACAACGTCATGCAGAACGCCATCCTCTACGGGGCCGGCGGCCGCGAAGTCGTCATCAGCGGCGCCGACGACCACGGCTGGGCGACAATCCGCATCAGCGACCGCGGGCCGGGCATCGCGGCCACCGACCTGCCGCACGTATTCGAGCGCTTCTACCGCGGCAAGCCGACGGCCGATGCGGGGGCAGCCGCCAAGGGAAGCGGCCTTGGCCTGGCGATCGCGCGCGCGGTGGTAATGGCGAACGGCGGCACCATTGCCGCGGCCAACAACATCGACGGGCCCGGCGCGAGCTTCTCGTTGCGTCTGCCGCTACGCCGCATCAGCGGCTGACCGGCGCAGGCGCTCCAGCGATCGGGGCTGCCGCTAGGGCAGCAGGGTAGTTCCCATCAGGTAGCGGTCGCACTCACGGGCGGCGCCGCGGCCCTCCATGATCGCCCAGACCACCAGGCTGGCACCGCGCCGTACGTCGCCGGCCGCGAATACGCCGGGCAGGTTGGTCGAGAACTTGCCGTATTCCGCCTTGGCGTTGCTGCGCTCGTCCCGCTCCAGGCGGAATTGGTCGAGGAGGGTGTCCTCGGGGCCCAGGAACCCCATCGAAAGCAGGACAAGCCCGGTGGGAACGGCGCGCGCGCTGCCGCTGACCGGCTGCGGACGTCCCTCCCGCCAGTCGACGTCGACCAGGCGGGTATGCGTCACGCCGTTGCCGCCACCACTCGGGGCGTGGGAGGTGAATCGCTCCGCGGTCACGCTGTAGCCGCGCGGATCGGCGCCGTGCACCGCGGCCACCTCTTCCTGTCCGTAGTCGGGCAGCGAGGTGCGCCCGAACTGCGGCCAGGGCAGACTGGCCGGGAACTCGGGGACGATCTCGATCTGGGTCAGGGAACGGCACCCCTGGCGCATGGCGGTGCCGACGCAGTCGGTGCCGGTGTCGCCGCCGCCGATCACCAGGACATCCTTGCCGGCGGCGTCGATCGGCGGTCGCCCGCGGGCGCCGTCGAGCAGCCAGCGCGTGTTGGCGGTGAGATACTCCATCGCCTGGTGGACGCCGTCCAGCTCACGCCCCGGAATCGGCAGGTCACGCGGCTTGGTGGCCCCGCAGCACAGCACGACCGCGTCGAATTGCTCGCGCAGGTCGGGCCCGGACAGGTCGCGACCGACTTCGATACCGGTGCGGAACTCGACGCCGGCGCGCCGCATCAGGTCGACGCGCCGGTCCACCAGGGGCTTCTCCAGCTTCATGTTGGGGATGCCGTACATCAGCAGGCCGCCGATGCGGTCGGCGCGCTCGTACACCGTGACCAAGTGGCCGGCCCCGTTGAGCTGATCGGCGCACGCCAACCCCGCGGGGCCGGAGCCGACCACCGCTACCCGCTTGCCGGTGCGCACGGCCGGCGGCGCCGCCTCCACCCAGCCGGATTCGAAGCCGCGTTCGATGATCGCCCACTCGGTGTTCTTGATGGTCACGGCCGGCTCGATGATGGCCAGCACGCACGCCGACTCGCACGGCGCCGGGCACACCTTGCCGGTGAACTCGGGGAAGTTGTTGGTCTTGTGCAGCCGGTCGAGCGCGTCGCGCCACAGCCCGCGATACACCAGGTCGTTCCACTCCGGGATCAGGTTGTTGAGCGGGCAGCCGACCGTCTGGCGGGTGTCGGCGCGGCCGTCGCCGGTGTGGCAGAACGGGGT
This Spirochaetaceae bacterium DNA region includes the following protein-coding sequences:
- a CDS encoding HAMP domain-containing sensor histidine kinase, translated to MAAAGGLPFLSIRARLVLSFILIAMVAIGIVGGFSGALLKHFVERREAAYLQSNASTVARQARPLMVPVVRPLSLLELAQTSAFMSDSRIRIMDRAHRVLADSGPQDGSDHEWVRVVATFPSGNSMVRQMFWIRVSADPARRASQLRSLPALQGLADTQIMVVRRRSGLWGSLIEFREYDGPLAQPVATTGSAVPDDPMRITHLEPIGDPASPIGYVEIARSPDVHNEALETIIGPFIIAALAATVLAALLGLVFGRRLTAPIEGLTASAMRMGTGDLAARAPTTGSGEIGELGRQFNAMAGKLESTVRDLRQERDVLRRFVADASHELRTPVTALKTFNELLLRGARQDAGHGGAPHADGPPTDAARAALDNGRGPGAEAAPAAPVTVGEGVAAGDRKERGRGIDAPTRIEFLHDSRHQIERMEWIVENLLNLSRLEAGAFSNHAMRVTLGELVRGAERRFARHAARAGVAISVDLAPADGDLELHLAGMEIAVDNVMQNAILYGAGGREVVISGADDHGWATIRISDRGPGIAATDLPHVFERFYRGKPTADAGAAAKGSGLGLAIARAVVMANGGTIAAANNIDGPGASFSLRLPLRRISG
- a CDS encoding glutamate synthase subunit beta, with product MGKPTGFKEIERSLPPDRDPSARVGDWGDFHGHAGDEQLRAQASRCMDCGTPFCHTGDGRADTRQTVGCPLNNLIPEWNDLVYRGLWRDALDRLHKTNNFPEFTGKVCPAPCESACVLAIIEPAVTIKNTEWAIIERGFESGWVEAAPPAVRTGKRVAVVGSGPAGLACADQLNGAGHLVTVYERADRIGGLLMYGIPNMKLEKPLVDRRVDLMRRAGVEFRTGIEVGRDLSGPDLREQFDAVVLCCGATKPRDLPIPGRELDGVHQAMEYLTANTRWLLDGARGRPPIDAAGKDVLVIGGGDTGTDCVGTAMRQGCRSLTQIEIVPEFPASLPWPQFGRTSLPDYGQEEVAAVHGADPRGYSVTAERFTSHAPSGGGNGVTHTRLVDVDWREGRPQPVSGSARAVPTGLVLLSMGFLGPEDTLLDQFRLERDERSNAKAEYGKFSTNLPGVFAAGDVRRGASLVVWAIMEGRGAARECDRYLMGTTLLP